gtggagtggagatgatgatgatgatgacacagtcagggccgctgacagctttggctgggcacgggacagaaacatctgaaagggccccaaacccaatacatatacaatgtaatgaggatccaattctgggccccctctctccctctatggggccgggacaagtgacccctttgtttgttgtccctccctgtcggcttccctgacacaGTGTCGAATATCAATTTCAGATGGCCGGCCTGTCGTCTGGCTTTCCTTTTGTTCTTCTCAGAAGATGAAGGAAGTCAGCACATTCTGGAAATGGAGTCATTGAGAGTAAGAGACGTCATCTGTCATACATACTGAATAATTGGCCCCGAATTATAGCACACATATGCAGccacagcttatggacctagatgactagactctataggccataatgtgttttgtgtgtctttagtgTGCGTTTGTGGAGAAGTATCATGCAAGActaatttctgtgcaaacagacaataaagttgatTTTATCTTATATGACCAGGGCCACGGAACCCTTCTTTTGGTGTCAGGCAAattattcttcttcttttcttccagGAGCTGCAGCAGCCGCCTGATCATGCAGCCCAGAGGGTGCAGATGGGGCTTATGTCACCGCGCCTCAGTGGCCGAGGTCAGGCAATGACAATGCAGTGGAAACCACAGGGGTTCATCAGCACCGCCGCGCCACGCTGTACGCAACAGAAGGGGGAACTTTCACACCCCCATCCATCTGTCACACAACGAAGGACTCGAGGcaacgcctcctcctcctcctcttgtctccagCGTTCTGCAGGGGGTGAGGggttgcctgtgcctgtgtgccgtCTCCTCCTATACCCTGCTCAACCAGGAGGAGGTGACTTCTttccaaacatacagtacagctgGAGCCAACATCTCCAAGTAGTTTAACCCATTTTCAATATCTTTCAGCTTACCACCAGAGGACATGTATACAGAATTAACTGAAACTTACAATGTGTTTTGAAGCACAATTATTTGCAAAATTGCATGTTTATGTTGTGGTCTTTAGTGATATCCCCCCAAGTAATATTTTTAGTCGTTTGAATGAGAAGTTTAAGCCTTGTAGATGACTGTCTCTAGGATccgttttcagttttttgctTTACAAAAATGTATGGATTGTTCTTGTTCTTTCTTATCTTATTCCTTCTCattcactggccttggctcattATTTGTAAGGAACATGAATCTGGAAAAAAACCTTaagtgacttggacttgagtcagacttgagtcacaagTGACTaaacttgagacttgacttggcaatattagaaatgacttgtgacttgacttgactatgctatattgagacttgacttgacagttttagcttgcaatgacacGCAATGACATGTCAAGTCTACATATATTCCTTTTCTGAATTTGTGAAAATATTACATGAAGAAAAGAAAATTAAACGATTTGCCCTTAACCAgtaccaataggcctactatgttgaGAATGCGACTGGCAAAGGGGGGCATGCATAGCAATGTGGATGGGTAGAGGCCtgatgaatttatgaccaaaggtattTGTCAAAATTGTGCATAGAATACATGTGACTTGTTAGGACTTGGGAAAACTGAGACTTGGACTtgcacttggacttgacttggtcaaatgtgacTTGAcccggacttgattggaaggacttgagactgacttgtgacttgcaaattaatGACTTGTTCcccactctgtctctcaccctcaaaaacatacacacacggaaaTTCACtaacaggatgaagggaacatgagggtgaacagGAGCtatgatttttcttctttttttcatgagTTTTCTATAAGCCCAGGTCCTATATGGACCCGAACATCttccagaaacacaaacacaagggtTATGCCAAACAACATCATACAGTATGTAGCGAAGAGGAGTATAGTTgtccagctgggactcaaactaagaccctctggggtagtaaactggggctctgaacgctacaccaaagagccaggcttgttggcgtggcagtcagaacacatccacaaccctagtgatggtcactccatcacacagtaTATTGCTGGCTCTCAGCCATGGCAGATGCAGCTGGTTAACATTAAATGAAGGATGTTAAGCTAGCTGCAGTGCCTAAAAGCTGCTTAGAACAGTCGGACAGATGCTGACCATTATAATGACCCCAATAAAAGCAGGAAATAAGCCCTTCACTCTGTGAGTGGAATTGCGATTGACTCATGGTAGAGGGAGATAGCAATGTTATTATCTGATTAAAGACCAGAAAGCGTGAGGCTTGTATACTGCCCTGAAGGGCAACATCTAAAGGTATGCACTGTACAGCATCCCTCCGATGTCACAGCAGCTCGCCATTGCTGTTTAAATTCAAATATTCAGCTTGCACTCAAAATGTAACACTTACAATTTCCCATAGGATAAAATATCTCAGTCATACAGTTAATGTCATATATTGCATTTGAATTCAGTCAAACTAAAACTAGGACAATACTTTGGACTTTTCAAATAGCTATTTACCGTACTTATTTCAAAGAGGTAGTCACTTGATACATTCCCAAAACCAATTAATATTTCAGTACTggtactgtactgtgctctgTCCAGATAGCTATTATAAAATGTATACAAATATCTCCACAGAAGGGTGATCTTACATAATCGAGCGGTATTTACTTTTCTTCCAGTCAACAAATTAATTGTTATAAGAAATAATTTTGCCCAGAAAGCAGCTCTATGGACACATCCCCACAGATGTGCACAGATGATTGCCAGTTTGGGATTCCCTTTCTGCGAATCAGTGGGAAGTAAAGGTCATCTTTCCCATTAAGTATGCAGCTGGCTATCCAAGGAATCGAACCACAGTGCTGGAGATTTGCTCAGAGATGTTTAATTCGGCATTTGGCACAAGGCCCACGGAACTCGAGCAGTGCAGTGGGTGCAGATTGGCAGAGAATTGCCAGGTGAGGCAGTAAGGTACACCAGCCACTTTTATTTCCCGACTCTGTGCAGCAGCAGATGCAGAGGTCAGCATCACACATCGCGTTTCACCCTGAGCAGCACGAAACATGgcccatggctctctctctctgaggcatATATAGGGCCATCTGTCCGCCAGAGAATCAGAATCGCAAGACAGAAAGATAAGCGATGGTTCAGAATGGAGTAGAGATTAAGTCTCTTCTGTAATGCATTCTGGAATATTAAGCTGTTCATTGGAATGCTCTGTCAAGCCAGCAGATTAAAGAGATATTGCCGCTGAATAGGAAACTGATCCCCCCCACTGTTCATTTAACAGTATGGCTGTGTTGAATTACAGAGAGATGCAGGGCTGATGCATGACTTATGATGCATGGCAGATAAGTCATGCATCATTTAAGTTTTACTAATGGATCCGtttaatttgtttttctttttttcttttttttctactgtATGCATATTTATTCAGATGAGGGACTTGGTGCTGGCTGAGCTTTGCAGTGTTTTGTAGGTCTTTATGATGGGCTCATACATGTTTATCAGATATGAAGTAGAGGAATAAAGACTGTCACAAGTCATCTCAATTAAGACATGAGAACCATGTTCAAAGATAAAGGCACTGGCAAAtagtctaaatcagtgtttctcaaagtggggcggaagcccccctaagGGGgcacggaggtattggagggggggcgcgtgaagtcagaaggtttttcttttttaatacttttctgcttagccattaagtcaacacattcacttaacaatcacaatattcattaatttattcactaatatttagagaacatcataggctatatacgtgtatattaggctctaataaactttacgaaggcctatctatttgtattttcgtaaccattttgctcgaggggggtgCAGACACactcccttcctctgaaggggggattgacacgaaaagtttgagaaacactgtcacaATCTCCCTCTTGAGTGTGCcatcccctgccggacagacagactgcggaagtcctttgtccctATAGGGCCATTCAGCTCTTCAGCACCGCACAGAAGAACAAGAAGGATACACTGGGAGAGATCATAATTGgcgacgcacatgcacgcacacacgcactcatgcacgcacacacgcacacgcacacacacacacacacacacacacacacacacacacacacacacacacacacacacacacacacacacacacacacacacacacacacacacacacacacacacacacacacacacacacacacacacaccaggggtggtttttttccccaccagtcatttcaaaatctaccagtcactcaccgtttttaccagtcaactctTATAATAAGAACAATAGTAGTCGAAATCagttcattgttattattattggaattattattataattatttatatttttGCATAGTTGACCATGACCTTAACGCCAGAAAAGGAGGACTTCTTACGTGGTTGAGGGTGTGGGGGCCTTCCCCATAAGTTTTTGAATTGTTTATATAaaatcctgcattctaatcaattttagggtgaaagaaaaaaaaccgcttagacattcaggctattcatagctcaagtggaggtgaaagtttttaccagtcaaagtgactggtgggttgaaaagtgtaacagtcaccactgaaatttacccgtcattggcatttggcaggtggacgggtgcttatttccatccctgactcacacacacacacacacacacacacacacacacacacacacacacacacacacacacacacacacacacacacacacacacacacacacacacacacacacacacacaacccacaccccCAACCACGTAAGAAGTCCTCCTTTTCTGGCGTTAAGGTCATGGTCAACTATGCaaaaatataaataattataataataattccaataataataacaatgaactGATTTCGACTACTATTGTTCTTATTATAAGAGTTGACTGGTAAGAcggtgagtgactggtagattttgaaatctacctgccactgtgactggtggggaaaaaaccacccctggtgtgtgtgtgtgtgtgtgtgtgtgagcaagagagaaagcgtgggtgtgtgtatgttaactgatgtaaggctttttGCTATAGACTTTtgctatgtttactgcaatgtgcaataaactGTGAGACACCTTAATtaccctcgggattaataaacgtactactactactactagcctacaCTACTATATTTAGGCTactggtgttttttgtttgtttgtttgtttttctttctgcttATTAATGTAAAGCCTGAGTTATCGCTACATCTGGAAACAGCGACTTCTGCTGGCAAAGTTTTAGGTCGGCAGTGCAGCAGCGATTTCCCACTTCAGAACTACAACTTCCATCGAGCAGCTTCCTGTCACAGGAAGTGCATCAGGACGACCTTCATTTGTCGCAAATTACGTATCACGAGTGGAAGCAGCATGGCGAATAAGGACCCAGGCGTAAGTTTGATTTGTACTTGTATGTGTTTTTAATGATCTAATTGAAATCTTTGCATGTTTTGATAAGCATGATTAATGTCATTGTTAGAATGTGCGACCGACTATTTAGGTTACTGGATGTGTCGTGAACTAGCATCTGaactggtcctcctcctcctgcccccaaCGCATAACTTGTGCAACTGAGTAGGCTACTACCAAAAACTCGAAATTCATTTATTGACATTGAATATTTTTCGTTAGATATTGCATATAGAGTTGTGAAATGCTGTAGTTTGGGCCATAATTCAGTAGTCTAACGACAAATAACAGCTACATCGTGTTATAAAGTCACATCCAAGCTGTAGGCTACCTCACTCTGTCTAGCACAGTGCGTCATGTTAGTTCAGGGGTGTCTGGCAAATTTGTGACAGTCCAGCAAATTAGATTAACAATTCCTAGTGTCTCTGAAGTAGgcctaggtgtgtgcgtgtgtgtgtgtgtgtgtgtgtgtggttgggcaggCGGGCGTGTGAATTAAAACGCAACCGCACGCCTCGAATGACTGGCTAGATAGTAAACTGACAGTTTATCTTCTGTCTGACTGAACTCTGTTGACTTTTCTACGGGACAGGGTTTACTTCAGCAGCTGCGGCAAATTGTAGGCCGGATGTCCGCCGGTGGTGGTCCCAAAGGAGCGGGTCTTGGGGTCAAACTGCTCATAGGAGCTGGTGCTTTGGCTTATGGTGTCAAAGAGGCCACATACACAGGTATTGTCTTGCAGCGCTGTAATTTCTTAATTTCATTTATCTCAAATAAGCTTAGGCTACATGTGTTTAACAACTAATGTGATCCACCAAAAGCATGTAAAATAAGATGTATTGTATGGTAAAGTTCATATCTATTATGTGTAAGCCCATCCTACTCTCCAAACTTTTTCCAAGTTTGAACTTTACTGGGTCAGATGTATATTCTTTTCATGTTTGGCATCTCTAACTTGTGAACGTACTTACTTATGATTTGTGGTGTAAATGCTAAATGGAATGCTTTTTTTAAGCGGACCTGTCTATTCTGAGCCAATTTACAAGGAGTAGCTCCAGTGTATCCATTTACAAATGCATTTATAGGCTTGTTGTGGTATGAATGAAGATATATTGCACTGTTACTTGTTACTTTTAACTCCTGAAACATTTTACCTGAAGTGGAGGGAGGTCAAAGAGCCATCGTCTTCAACCGCATTGGAGGGATGCAGATGGACACGGTGCTGTCAGAAGGCCTCCACTTCAGGTATTGCCCAAATGTGTCTGCATCatattcagggccggattaagaagccctggggcccctaggctactggtTGTGCTAGGCCCCCACTGAGGGCAAATTTCATAACAGAAGGCGTCATAATTCTGACCCAAGAGGAGTGTTACTAACACTAAAAACTCTATCTGACATGGCATATTAAGTTATCAATGCCACTTCttattacatttctccaattatattGACTTTCCTTCCATTTACCTACTTGGGGGGCCCCCTGCatttgggggcccctaggctgcagccatatctagcctgtgcgttaagcCGGCCCTGATCATATTACTATTATCATATCATATTTGTATCATATTACGTTGAATGTATGATTTGTTGCCAGGCAGTGAAATGCATATTTATAACACCGCATCACACTACAGACTGTAATATTGTATAATGTATTTAACATACATTTTCCAAAATTCTAGGATCCCTTGGTTTCAGTACCCCATTATCTATGACATCAGAGCAAGGCCCAGGAAGATTTCCTCTCTGACTGGAAGCAAAGGTACACCTctttatttatcatcatcatgcaAGATAAAAGTACATTTATTCATAACCAGCAGGCCAAAGTACATCAGATAGATTGTTCATTTCTTAATTTCTCTTTTGATTTGCCCACTGATTGAATGAGCACTTACGACCAGGGCTCAGCATGCTCTTGCGATGGATAACTCTCAGCAGATAGTTTTAATGTATGTCCTATTTCATTTTTGGCTTGCAGGGAAAGAAAGGGGTCACCGGAGCAtgttcagatgtggaagtttaatTGTTTTAATTGGGCAAGTGCTTAGGCAAACGTTTCAACGTTGTCAAGTCTTCTCAGAGTCAATGATTGaaaacgtcgaaacgttagtcttggcacttgcccactAATGCAATTCAGCTTCCAcatgaagatgctccggtgactccctTCTTTCCCTGCAACTACTAGTCCTGTCCCGCGACTCACCAGGTGCATAAGCCTATAGCGCCAATGTTTGGATAAGGTCTTACACAATTATTGCCGTTTTGTGAAAACTAAAGGGGATCTGGCTGGCTTCTTGCTAGTCAAATGTATCAGCTGGTGTCTTTTGTTTTGTGGATACTATCTGATCTCGCAGTGCTAGAAGTCGGTCTCTCTTCTTTAGGAATGTACGTTCTATATTCATTAACCAGTTGCTGCCATTTGGGCAGATGCTAAATCACCACTCTTCTCATTGGCTCCTTCGttcagggactcactagttttACGCCCGGTCGCTCCGGAGTTGTCCTTGCGTCTTACGTCATGTAATTCATCGCCATGACTGCTGATCTTAACCCTACCcttaaccataaccctaaccataaccataaccataatcctaaattgcttgtttgaaatgtgtgaTTACGAAATGGCGAAAGACATAAGAACAACCCCGGGGCGACcgggcgtgaaactagtgagtcccgctACGTTCAGCCATTCCTGGTTGAGTCCTTGCTGGTTGAGTGGCTTGCTCTACTGCAGTATCTGATCTAGTAGCTGAAGTGGAATACAATGGAGTGGAGGCACTGGGTGGTGCCAGGCTGGCTCTCTGCTTGGTGGAAAGTACACTTCAGCACATCCGGCTCGGGCATGCAATAATCCCAATCATCTCAAAATAGGCACTTAATTGTCCACGATGTGCTGTTGATTAGCCAAAGTGGATTTGATGGAGAGCACCTGTTAACAGTAGCCCAgatgggtattccaagaacatggttaagtgataaacctggttaATTAACCTTTTAGAGTGATACATCTGTTAAGAAATAGCCTGCATTCTAACATGCGGAAAAGTCGCACATTGTTGCATGGTAACATGACTCAAGTATCACCATGGAAAATGGTGGCCGAGGCGTCAGGGTGCGTAGGCTTGTAGCACATGTATGCATCAGAATGCGTTGACTATGTAAGCCACCTAATAGTGGCGAACGCTCAGTCCCTGAAGTCATCCAGGTGGTACTGCAGCTGTAGTACTAATTGAAGTAGCACAAGGGGTGGTTGTGCTGAAATGAAGTGCTGAATGAATGGGATTCCAGGGGAGCTGGCCAAAATATCATGGCTAAAATATTCTTGAGAAATGAATGATTTGTCCCAaaattttatattatatataatattttgCCATGTATGGACTTTTCTGCCTCTAGATTATTTTTGTGAGTCGTCAAACTCTTATAATGAGACTGTACCCTTCATTAACAGAATGCTAGTTAGTACAGCTTGAAATCCTCCTCCCTGatgaaaaaacatgcacacaccagaatagtttcaattacttctgcatAATGCCAACTATAGTTCTTCTGAGGTGGACTGTAATTATGCTGTGTCTGACAGGGAATTCATTTGAGTTATTCAACTATATTTTTCACTTGCTTGCGATCACACCCTAGGTACAATAGATGTAAATGATGGTGTGCAGGCTCATCAAAACGGCTCTGGCATTGCTAGACTTAggcatgacctctctctctctctctctctctctctctctctctctctctctctctctctctctctctctctctctctctctctctctctctctctctctctctctctctctctctctctctctctctctctctctctctctctcctttcctcccttcagATCTGCAGATGGTGAGCATCTCTCTGCGTGTGCTGTCGCGGCCGCTGGCCTCCAACTTACCCACGCTGTACCAGCACCTGGGGAAGGATTATGATGAGCGGGTGCTGCCGTCCATCGTCAACGAGGTGCTGAAGAGCGTGGTGGCCAAGTTCAACGCCTCCCAACTCATCACACAGAGATCTCAGGTGCGCAAAACGCACTGCCGACAGCAGAGGCGTCAAATACAGTACACCTGCAGGTCTTAAACAGATAAGTGTCGTCATGAATGACCGGATGATGGCGAAGGTCTAACAGACCGGAACATCAGCTttcaaaaatatatacttttggTTTGACTTTAATTGTAGCTGTTTTGCACTTATTCATGCTCAatattcaaaaaataaaaatattcgtATTGATTTTGGTCAcgtgcgaccttcttcagggctgaaGAAGGTTGCACGTGACCCATATGCATCGGCTTGATGTCCATGTCTAAGTGAAGGACTTTTAAACAGacctcagagtgcctcggaccttTGGATACTGATGAGCACCTGGGGATTTTTTTactaccccacagacgcaactttttttctctctctctctctctctctctctctctctctctctctctctctctctctctctctcattgattaTTGCAAAGCAAAgtgttagcaaaaaaaaaaattatgtttGTTGGCTGGACCTGTGGTGTGTCAAGTGCCAGTCTGTTTCAGTGATCATGAGTGTGAAAAGCATATGTTAATTCCTGATGGTATTTATTGGGGTGTGTGTTATGTATTGGGGAGTTTGGGGTTGAGCACTTCTATCTTTTCATTTCATAGAATTCTTAGTCTTGAATTTTGGTAGAAATTCTTTGTCATTGCACTTAAAATTTGTTTTGAGACCGTATGAATTGCCTATGTGTGTGCTCTCATTGCTCTGTCAGCCTACCTTTCATCTCTCGTAGAGGATGTCATTTTGGTGTTGAATCATTGGTGTAGCAGAGAACAGTAGCAAACACCACTTCCATCACCTGTGTCCTTTCCTCGACCTGCAATCGAAATTCCAAGACACACCTGTCTGACATGTATGCCATCTTCCATATGCTGGTCCCATTCAGGTTTCTCTCCTCATTCGCCGAGAGCTTTTTGAGCGGGCCAAGGACTTCAACATCATCCTGGACGATGTGGCCATCACAGAGCTGAGCTTCAGCAAAGAATACACAGCAGCCGTAGAGGCCAAGCAAGTTGGTGAGTATTATcctccgcgtgcgtgcgtgcagggcctctgacagctttcactaggcccaggacaaagtcatctgaaagggccccctatccaatacatacaatgtaatgggaacccaattctggggcccctatctccctgggcctgggacaacataccccttttcgcacgtgtgtgtgtgtggatattcgTGGATCTCGTAGTTTGTGCAGTGTttccatgttttaaaaaaatggtgTTAGCTGGTTTTGTTAACCCGCTTATCCATATTCTGGAAGCTTGTCTGTGGGCTAATACAGTTTGTTATTTTTcttaaatgttcttttttttttctccgatGAGCTTGGCCTAAGAGTCCGTCTATGGCTGTGATATCTGCCCATCACTGTCAGATATATTATGGTTTGCTTGTAAATATAATGTAGCCTAAGCCTACCCATTGTTGTGATTATAATATATAGTAATGTGATTTTTATTTTAATTGAGGAGTTTTTCTCCATGGGTATGAACGCAGATAGTGCCTTTGGGTCTTTGAGATGCTTCAAGATAGGAGCTAATGAGCTTATCATGCTGTGAGCTCATTTCAGACACTGTTCAGCCTTATCtgcttcctttcctctcctttgttTCTTTGTTAATTAACCCACAATAAGTCATTTGAGATCCGTGTCCAGGACCTAAAGTCTAGgcgaatacaaaaaaaaaatgtcaatcaGACCTTTGTTTTGCTCTTATACCAACGACAAATGGCAAGCTGAATGGTGTGGACAATAAGTTGCATGAAATATGTACCACTGTTAAACAAACAACTATCCAGTCCTTTTTGTGTAGGCATGACCAAGTTGTTTATACAAGGTGTCGAATTGGCCATTGTAGGTTAACACACAGTTTTTTGTTAACTGGAGATGTGCCCCCTCTTTGTAATTTTTGTTGTAGCCCTCTTGCTATTAAACATATTTTAACGTGCTCTGCACTGAGAATGAAAAGGCAGCAGTTTTTTCAAGAAAGATActatttttgatattttttataaggtaccacctttaaaggttttgattttttttagaatgtattgatgttaagaAGTGTAATTAATCTCTTATTATACAGTTtctatttttacctccgccaggaggttatgtgatagcctgggtttgtgtgtgtgttcgttattgtatgttcgcactgctatttcacagcctgccacaaggtggccgggtgagcactgagcacatgGATGTGGAACATAACACGGATTGCCGtgaaagggggggcggggtccactctagtgttatgttCCACCTCTGACTGAGCACGAGCAAATATTTCCACACGGGTCgtaataataattaggcctacctccgccaaggaggttatgtttgatAATGCTGTCGAATTACTTGCATTTGGCAaacgttcacaatgctgttgcgagatggacaattCGTGTaaattcacaatgctgttgtggactgtgacttaggttcacaatgctgtcgaattaattaggctaccgttgccgaAATAATGTATGACTGTagcctacgttcacaatgctggtaaaattcattacatccccttctctacatttaaagttaacaccaagttgtttgcgagatggacagggatcagaaagcccgacagcatgcataatagccgagcaccggcgaatattccaatcgggtgtgcctAGGCTGCGCCAAAGCAATAAGGAgaaggactgtctcctttgacgccagctccaaaaccaGTGCTATCaaactaaaaagttgctcatcagcaggcacccttgttcacaatgctgtcgaattaattaggctaccgttgccaaaataatgtatgactgtataattccacttagtctttaaagtgtgatatgaaatagctgtgaaattttaaatggtaatacgggcatgctgccaatcatcaaaaccgtttaacaatgtgaccagcaacttct
This genomic interval from Engraulis encrasicolus isolate BLACKSEA-1 chromosome 16, IST_EnEncr_1.0, whole genome shotgun sequence contains the following:
- the phb2a gene encoding prohibitin-2a, whose amino-acid sequence is MANKDPGGLLQQLRQIVGRMSAGGGPKGAGLGVKLLIGAGALAYGVKEATYTVEGGQRAIVFNRIGGMQMDTVLSEGLHFRIPWFQYPIIYDIRARPRKISSLTGSKDLQMVSISLRVLSRPLASNLPTLYQHLGKDYDERVLPSIVNEVLKSVVAKFNASQLITQRSQVSLLIRRELFERAKDFNIILDDVAITELSFSKEYTAAVEAKQVAQQEAQRAQFYVEKAKQDQRQKIIQAEGEAEAAKMLGEAVTKNPGYLKLRRIRAAQNIAKTVAASQNRVYLNADSLVLNLQDEGFNNLRLGK